The following coding sequences lie in one Dehalobacter sp. 12DCB1 genomic window:
- a CDS encoding AI-2E family transporter, with the protein MGQTKLRWIFGILLAIAGFLLFMKVKKIAFSFAAGAVIAYLLSPMVNWLEKKGLRRRWAIALIFLWIVVLLAVLFLLLLPTFYLELGRLSVVLPERLEVIYHYVQTGKSVYPQNILPEELSRLMDKKLIQGQSYLTGWLEKVMENIPALLSSIGLIVLSPILAIYFLADWRKIADGVLMLVPGRMREQWHKVLQEIDYVIKRYIQGNMIDAVIVGLLIGIGIKLIGMEYALIIGIICGITNLIPYFGPILGGIPSILLGLSRSPLMAVKVALVIFIVQQLDSNLINPRLMSNKIGLHPLWVVFALLAGGEIGGLLGMLFAVPLTAVLRIIIKNVYYYLVAPRDLKSTKN; encoded by the coding sequence ATGGGACAGACCAAGCTGCGTTGGATTTTTGGCATCTTGTTGGCTATAGCAGGTTTCCTTCTGTTTATGAAGGTTAAAAAGATTGCTTTTTCTTTTGCAGCAGGCGCCGTTATAGCCTATCTTTTAAGTCCCATGGTCAATTGGCTCGAAAAAAAAGGCCTGCGCCGACGGTGGGCAATTGCCTTGATTTTCCTTTGGATTGTGGTTTTGCTTGCTGTGCTGTTTTTGTTACTGCTGCCCACGTTTTACCTGGAGCTTGGAAGACTGTCCGTTGTACTGCCAGAGAGACTGGAAGTCATTTACCATTATGTACAAACTGGGAAAAGTGTCTACCCGCAAAATATCCTGCCTGAAGAGCTCAGCAGATTAATGGATAAAAAACTGATTCAGGGGCAATCCTATCTGACCGGCTGGCTGGAAAAGGTCATGGAAAATATTCCGGCTTTGCTTTCTTCCATCGGATTAATCGTTCTTTCCCCAATTCTGGCCATCTATTTTTTGGCGGACTGGAGAAAAATCGCGGACGGGGTTTTAATGCTTGTTCCTGGCAGGATGAGGGAGCAGTGGCACAAGGTATTACAGGAAATCGATTATGTGATCAAACGGTATATCCAGGGCAATATGATTGATGCGGTCATCGTCGGCCTTCTGATCGGCATAGGGATTAAGCTCATCGGTATGGAATATGCGCTGATTATCGGGATCATTTGCGGAATTACCAATCTGATCCCGTATTTTGGTCCGATCTTAGGCGGCATACCGTCAATTTTACTGGGCTTAAGCAGATCCCCTCTGATGGCTGTAAAAGTCGCCCTGGTCATCTTCATTGTCCAGCAGCTGGACAGCAATCTGATTAATCCGCGTCTGATGAGTAATAAAATCGGGCTTCATCCGCTCTGGGTCGTTTTTGCTCTTTTGGCCGGCGGGGAAATCGGCGGTTTGCTCGGAATGCTTTTTGCCGTTCCATTGACGGCAGTCCTGCGTATCATCATCAAAAATGTTTATTATTATCTGGTTGCACCGCGAGATCTGAAGTCAACGAAGAATTAA
- a CDS encoding PRC-barrel domain-containing protein, translated as MRRMRDIVRLPVIDLNSGERLGWVKDILYNEKDNTVSGIIVEKDSLLTHPLEDMSRDDIVSFGKDSLAVKNPEGKKISGASWSQKVGNKVFNGEGDIKGTIGDIYVDNTVQKVLGYEISDGLFADLMKGREAVFEENILCESQDVVVIEGGSLS; from the coding sequence ATGCGGAGGATGAGAGATATTGTCCGGCTCCCGGTGATTGATCTAAATTCCGGGGAACGTCTGGGCTGGGTAAAAGATATCCTATATAATGAAAAAGACAATACGGTTTCCGGCATCATCGTGGAAAAAGATTCTCTGCTCACGCACCCGCTCGAAGACATGAGCAGAGATGATATCGTATCTTTCGGCAAGGATTCCCTTGCTGTTAAGAACCCAGAAGGGAAAAAGATTTCAGGTGCATCCTGGTCTCAGAAAGTCGGAAACAAAGTTTTTAATGGAGAAGGCGATATCAAAGGAACGATAGGCGATATCTATGTGGACAACACAGTCCAAAAAGTACTTGGTTATGAAATATCAGACGGTCTTTTTGCGGATTTGATGAAGGGCAGGGAGGCTGTATTTGAGGAAAACATTCTTTGCGAGAGCCAGGATGTTGTTGTGATTGAAGGAGGTTCATTGTCATGA
- the mnmA gene encoding tRNA 2-thiouridine(34) synthase MnmA: MKVAVGMSGGVDSSTAAALLQENGHEVIGVTIVTHEGGLAETAALEAAEQLRIPLHVLDFRTVFKQEVIDSFAESYYRGETPNPCVLCNRKIKFGELLKQSHKLGADYLATGHYVRKMVDETSGRWLIQTGLDAKKDQSYVLYSLSQEQIAHALFPLGDYTKEQVRDLARNRKLTAADSSESQEICFIPDNNYAEYIRTAMGKDSEPGDFTDFSGRIIGRHRGLIHYTVGQRKGLGVTFGKPMFVASIDPVGNWVILGEGNDLYTDVLWATDLNWIALERLSDPLKVQAKIRYKANPAAAVLYPENNLVRVQFETPQRAVTPGQSVVFYDGPTVLGGGVIVSDKCGIRQDLLEAE, encoded by the coding sequence ATGAAAGTTGCTGTTGGAATGAGTGGCGGCGTGGATAGTTCCACCGCCGCTGCTTTACTTCAAGAAAATGGTCATGAGGTGATCGGAGTCACCATTGTGACCCATGAAGGCGGACTTGCTGAAACCGCTGCGCTGGAAGCAGCTGAGCAGCTCAGAATACCGCTGCATGTGCTTGATTTCCGGACGGTTTTTAAACAGGAAGTCATTGATTCGTTTGCGGAGAGCTACTACAGAGGGGAAACGCCAAATCCGTGTGTGCTGTGTAACCGGAAAATCAAATTTGGAGAATTGCTGAAACAGTCGCACAAACTTGGTGCCGACTATCTTGCGACCGGTCATTATGTTCGGAAAATGGTTGACGAAACTTCAGGCCGCTGGCTGATCCAAACCGGGCTGGACGCGAAAAAAGACCAGAGTTATGTGTTATACTCCTTAAGCCAGGAGCAGATTGCCCATGCACTTTTCCCGCTTGGTGATTATACGAAAGAACAGGTCAGGGACTTGGCGAGGAACAGAAAATTGACAGCTGCTGACAGCAGTGAGAGTCAGGAAATCTGTTTTATTCCTGACAACAACTATGCGGAATATATTAGGACGGCAATGGGCAAAGATTCTGAACCAGGTGATTTCACGGATTTCTCCGGCCGCATTATCGGCAGACACAGGGGATTGATCCATTATACGGTCGGACAGCGGAAGGGATTAGGGGTAACATTTGGTAAACCAATGTTTGTGGCTTCGATTGACCCGGTTGGCAACTGGGTAATACTTGGAGAAGGAAATGATCTCTATACCGATGTTCTTTGGGCGACAGATCTGAACTGGATTGCTCTGGAAAGGCTGTCCGACCCCTTGAAGGTGCAGGCCAAGATTCGTTACAAGGCGAATCCCGCAGCAGCTGTTCTTTATCCTGAAAATAATCTTGTCAGGGTTCAGTTTGAGACTCCGCAGCGGGCAGTTACTCCCGGTCAGTCGGTTGTGTTCTATGACGGGCCGACGGTGTTGGGAGGAGGGGTTATTGTATCGGATAAGTGCGGAATCCGCCAAGATCTTCTTGAGGCAGAATAA
- the nifU gene encoding Fe-S cluster assembly scaffold protein NifU translates to MYSEKVIDHFTNPRNVGDIENANGVGQVGNAKCGDIMRISMVVENDVIKDIKFKTFGCGAAVATSSMVTEMVKGKSVNEALDISNAAVAEALGGLPEAKLHCSNLAADAVHEAIKDYIQKKTKV, encoded by the coding sequence ATGTATTCAGAAAAAGTAATCGATCATTTTACGAATCCCCGTAACGTAGGTGACATTGAAAATGCAAATGGCGTTGGGCAAGTCGGCAACGCCAAGTGCGGCGACATTATGCGGATTTCAATGGTTGTTGAAAACGATGTTATCAAAGATATCAAGTTTAAGACATTTGGCTGCGGGGCTGCGGTAGCAACCAGTAGTATGGTTACGGAAATGGTCAAAGGCAAAAGCGTGAATGAAGCCTTAGATATTTCGAATGCTGCTGTTGCCGAAGCCCTTGGAGGTTTGCCTGAAGCCAAGCTGCACTGTTCCAATCTTGCCGCAGATGCTGTTCATGAAGCTATCAAAGACTACATCCAGAAAAAGACCAAGGTCTGA
- the nifS gene encoding cysteine desulfurase NifS: MKRIYLDHSATTPVDPQVAELMMVYFTEYYGNPSSVHSFGRQVHKAIDEAREQVASLIGANPSEITFTSGGTEADNLAIQGAARTSVKKGTHLITSAIEHHAVLDTFKYLAKNGYEITIVPVDEEGLVSVQDIEKAIRPDTILISIMHANNEVGSIQPVAEIGRIAREKGVLFHVDAVQSLGKLPIDVNQMNVDLLTISSHKIYGPKGVGALYIRKGVRISPLVFGGSQERKVRSGTENAPGIIGFGKACELAGQRMADENIELVRLRDKLFDGILASIDRVKVNGPRGAKRLPNNVNISINFIEGESLLLSLDLVGIAGSSGSACTSGSLDPSHVLLAMGLSHEVAHGSLRLSLGRQNTDEEIDYVLQELPKIVQRLREMSPLYHKAI; this comes from the coding sequence ATGAAACGAATATATTTGGATCATAGCGCCACAACACCGGTCGACCCGCAGGTGGCAGAATTAATGATGGTATACTTTACAGAGTACTATGGAAACCCATCCAGTGTACATTCCTTTGGAAGACAAGTTCATAAGGCCATCGACGAAGCCAGAGAACAGGTTGCATCTCTGATTGGAGCAAATCCTTCGGAGATTACCTTTACCAGCGGCGGAACGGAAGCTGATAACCTAGCCATTCAGGGTGCCGCCAGAACAAGCGTAAAAAAAGGTACGCACCTGATAACTTCGGCGATTGAGCACCATGCTGTTCTGGATACTTTTAAATACCTGGCTAAAAACGGCTACGAAATAACCATTGTGCCGGTTGATGAGGAAGGCTTGGTAAGTGTTCAGGATATAGAAAAGGCAATCCGTCCGGACACGATTTTAATCAGTATTATGCACGCCAACAACGAGGTTGGGTCGATTCAGCCTGTCGCTGAAATAGGCCGGATTGCCAGGGAAAAAGGGGTCCTGTTCCATGTCGACGCCGTCCAGTCTCTTGGAAAACTGCCAATCGATGTAAATCAAATGAATGTCGATCTGTTAACGATATCGAGCCATAAAATCTATGGCCCTAAAGGGGTCGGTGCTTTATACATCCGCAAAGGCGTCAGGATTTCTCCGCTTGTTTTTGGCGGTTCGCAGGAAAGAAAAGTCCGTTCCGGTACGGAAAATGCTCCGGGGATCATTGGTTTTGGCAAAGCCTGTGAGTTGGCCGGACAAAGGATGGCAGACGAAAATATTGAACTGGTTAGACTCCGTGATAAATTATTCGACGGAATCCTCGCCAGCATTGATCGTGTCAAGGTGAACGGTCCGCGTGGCGCCAAGCGTCTTCCGAACAATGTCAATATCAGTATTAATTTCATTGAAGGAGAATCACTGCTCTTAAGTCTCGATTTGGTTGGAATAGCCGGTTCCAGCGGTTCGGCCTGTACTTCGGGATCTTTGGATCCTTCGCATGTTTTACTGGCCATGGGTTTAAGCCACGAGGTTGCCCATGGTTCTCTGAGGCTCTCGCTTGGCAGACAGAATACGGATGAAGAGATCGATTATGTGTTACAGGAGCTTCCGAAGATCGTGCAGCGCTTAAGAGAAATGTCTCCTTTATATCATAAAGCAATTTGA
- a CDS encoding Rrf2 family transcriptional regulator codes for MRFSTRGRYGVQIMVDLAQHAADGPVSLKSVADRQKLSEHYLEQLVPELRKAGLVRSIRGPQGGYELAKRPEQINIGDVIRVLEGPIAPVECVTQSEEDCCQKTDFCVTREVWVKVRDSINGVVDSISLADLLKEAGNGGENLEFLR; via the coding sequence GTGAGATTTTCTACCAGAGGCAGATATGGGGTACAAATCATGGTTGATTTAGCCCAGCATGCGGCTGATGGTCCGGTTTCCCTGAAGTCTGTCGCTGACAGGCAGAAACTATCTGAGCATTATCTGGAACAACTCGTTCCTGAGCTGCGTAAGGCGGGGCTAGTCAGAAGCATCCGGGGGCCCCAGGGCGGGTATGAACTGGCCAAGCGTCCAGAACAAATCAATATCGGTGATGTGATCAGGGTACTGGAAGGACCGATCGCACCAGTCGAGTGTGTTACCCAGTCGGAAGAAGACTGCTGCCAGAAAACAGATTTCTGCGTAACGCGGGAAGTATGGGTGAAGGTTAGGGATTCCATCAACGGTGTTGTTGATTCCATTTCTCTGGCAGATTTACTGAAAGAAGCAGGCAATGGTGGAGAAAACTTGGAATTTCTTCGATAA
- a CDS encoding replication-associated recombination protein A translates to MNLFSAAFDSGKVAPLAERMRPRTLEEFIGQQEILGPGKLLRRAIEADRVTSIILYGPPGTGKTSLAQVIANKTTSNFIRINAVSSGVKELREILEKAEEKLHLYQQKTLVFCDEVHRFNKGQQDVLLPAIERGMITFIGATTENPYFEINAALLSRSTIFRLDLLSEQELRLGLDNALKDKERGLGNYHTEITAEAFQHWLDFAGGDLRRALNALELAVLTTAPEDGVRRIDLETAIESVQERHFRFDKNGDNHYDMISAMIKSMRGSDPDAALYWFAVLLESGEDPRFIMRRIIVHASEDVGLADPTVMLQAHAAANALEWVGLPEARIPMAQAVLAIATAPKSNSVVEAINQAQQYVKTNKAGQVPLHLKDASYPGAKKFGHGLDYLYPHAYPDNWVEQNYLPEEAKGAKFFNPTSRGLDKNRGKPS, encoded by the coding sequence ATGAATCTTTTTTCGGCTGCTTTTGACTCCGGTAAAGTTGCTCCCCTGGCCGAGAGAATGCGTCCCCGTACGCTTGAAGAATTTATCGGCCAACAGGAAATTCTCGGGCCCGGCAAACTCCTGCGCCGCGCCATTGAGGCAGACCGGGTGACATCCATCATTTTATACGGGCCGCCCGGAACGGGTAAAACATCCCTGGCTCAGGTCATCGCCAATAAAACAACCTCGAACTTTATCCGGATTAATGCTGTTTCTTCCGGCGTCAAAGAACTTAGAGAAATCCTGGAGAAAGCCGAGGAAAAGCTGCATCTTTATCAGCAGAAAACACTTGTGTTCTGCGATGAAGTCCACCGCTTCAACAAAGGCCAGCAGGATGTTCTTCTGCCGGCTATTGAACGTGGTATGATCACTTTTATTGGAGCAACTACTGAAAATCCGTATTTTGAAATCAACGCTGCTCTTTTAAGCCGTTCCACGATTTTCAGGCTGGATCTTCTTTCAGAACAGGAACTCCGTCTTGGGCTTGATAATGCCTTGAAGGACAAAGAGCGAGGTCTTGGTAATTACCATACGGAGATTACAGCAGAAGCATTTCAGCATTGGCTGGATTTCGCCGGCGGAGATTTGCGCCGGGCCTTAAATGCACTCGAACTTGCAGTTCTGACCACAGCTCCTGAAGACGGGGTCCGCAGGATTGATCTAGAAACCGCCATAGAATCCGTTCAGGAAAGACACTTCCGTTTTGACAAAAATGGGGACAACCATTACGACATGATTTCGGCGATGATCAAAAGTATGCGGGGGTCCGATCCTGATGCAGCCTTGTATTGGTTCGCTGTTCTGCTGGAATCTGGTGAGGACCCGCGGTTCATCATGCGCAGGATCATCGTGCATGCTTCCGAGGACGTCGGCCTTGCTGATCCGACAGTCATGCTCCAGGCCCACGCCGCAGCAAATGCCTTAGAGTGGGTTGGCCTGCCTGAAGCCAGAATACCGATGGCACAGGCCGTCCTGGCTATCGCGACTGCTCCGAAGAGCAATTCTGTTGTAGAGGCTATTAATCAGGCTCAGCAATACGTCAAAACGAACAAAGCCGGACAAGTGCCGCTGCATCTGAAGGATGCCTCTTATCCCGGTGCCAAGAAGTTTGGCCATGGTTTAGACTATCTTTACCCGCATGCATATCCAGATAACTGGGTCGAACAGAACTACCTGCCCGAAGAAGCCAAAGGAGCAAAATTCTTTAACCCGACCAGCCGGGGGCTAGACAAGAACAGGGGAAAACCGTCTTAA
- a CDS encoding GGDEF domain-containing protein has product MGLVKETNLKQGFYLVLLKAMILLSAFSIIGNLAVGYSLSLNIKWIFLIVLAVCSILYERHKGFSDRSKFLFFLVLTGIVLPLSFIDAGGSNSFTIAYVFFLLIIVSYILDGWYRNTIIAVIILAFMGVHTYSRYFPERIPVLDSDSFFVDQLIQVPIVLLLSFLVVRYFADAYYQTNRRLMQLAHFDELTGLLNRRNFNEILQKQFESGNHNGHLIMLDVDNFKMINDKEGHLAGDDGLKHLGAILRQYFDNGKNMISRWGGDEFIIIYFGESGHVETVLEQVKKEFKEYVKNIEPMVDITFGIAPLQGCQTPNDVLAKADQVMYEKKREKKNS; this is encoded by the coding sequence ATGGGGTTAGTGAAGGAAACGAATCTTAAGCAGGGGTTTTATCTAGTCCTGTTAAAGGCCATGATACTACTATCGGCCTTTTCCATTATTGGAAATCTAGCAGTAGGCTACTCATTAAGCCTCAATATTAAATGGATTTTTTTAATTGTTTTGGCAGTATGTAGTATATTATATGAAAGACATAAAGGTTTTTCCGACCGCAGCAAATTCTTGTTTTTTTTGGTTCTGACAGGGATTGTTCTGCCTTTAAGTTTTATCGATGCCGGAGGAAGTAACAGCTTTACGATTGCGTATGTATTTTTTCTCTTGATTATCGTCAGTTATATTCTGGACGGTTGGTACCGTAATACAATTATCGCTGTGATTATTCTGGCTTTTATGGGTGTCCACACTTACTCCCGTTATTTCCCGGAAAGGATACCCGTACTGGACTCCGACAGTTTCTTTGTGGATCAGCTGATTCAAGTCCCAATTGTCTTGCTTTTGAGTTTCTTAGTTGTACGCTATTTTGCTGACGCTTACTACCAGACGAACCGAAGACTCATGCAACTTGCTCATTTTGATGAGCTGACAGGGCTACTGAACCGAAGAAATTTTAATGAGATTCTGCAGAAACAATTTGAATCGGGAAATCACAACGGTCATTTGATCATGCTTGATGTCGATAATTTTAAGATGATTAATGATAAAGAAGGACATCTAGCCGGAGACGATGGACTGAAACATTTGGGGGCTATTTTAAGGCAGTATTTTGATAATGGGAAAAATATGATCAGCCGCTGGGGCGGCGATGAATTTATTATTATTTATTTTGGTGAAAGCGGGCATGTGGAGACGGTTTTGGAACAAGTCAAAAAAGAATTTAAAGAATATGTGAAAAATATTGAACCGATGGTCGACATTACTTTCGGGATTGCCCCGTTACAGGGATGCCAGACCCCGAATGATGTACTGGCAAAAGCGGATCAAGTCATGTATGAAAAGAAAAGAGAAAAGAAGAACAGTTAG
- a CDS encoding FMN-dependent NADH-azoreductase, protein MAKVLYIKANPKSDEQSRTLRLSGSFITTYRQNNPGDEIITHDLYQEGVKPLSAGDLQTVFGPKDTDSINHHVLKYAYEFKASDKIIIAAPMWNLSFPSILKSYLDYITVTGITFHYTEQGPVGLCQEKKAVHIVTRGGTYSEGAGAAYEMGDRYLRTIFGFLGITDFTTIAAEQLDVIGFDAQGELSKKMQEAEEKARTF, encoded by the coding sequence GTGGCTAAAGTACTGTATATTAAAGCAAATCCCAAGTCGGACGAGCAGTCGAGGACGCTTCGTCTCTCAGGGAGTTTTATCACCACGTACAGGCAAAACAATCCTGGTGATGAGATTATTACCCACGATCTTTACCAGGAAGGTGTCAAGCCGCTGTCTGCAGGGGATCTACAAACTGTTTTTGGTCCGAAGGACACGGATTCAATCAATCATCATGTTTTAAAGTATGCTTATGAGTTCAAGGCCAGTGATAAAATCATTATCGCTGCTCCAATGTGGAATCTCAGTTTTCCATCCATTCTAAAAAGTTATCTGGATTATATTACGGTCACCGGGATTACCTTTCATTATACTGAACAAGGCCCAGTGGGCTTATGCCAGGAAAAAAAAGCTGTTCATATCGTAACCCGGGGCGGTACTTATTCGGAAGGGGCAGGTGCTGCTTATGAAATGGGTGACAGATACTTAAGAACAATTTTTGGTTTTCTGGGCATCACCGACTTCACAACAATCGCTGCGGAACAACTTGATGTTATCGGATTTGATGCGCAGGGAGAGCTTTCCAAAAAAATGCAGGAAGCCGAAGAAAAAGCCAGAACATTTTAA
- a CDS encoding DUF2103 domain-containing protein, whose translation MKFRRNKIKREHSIITGALDWLEDLSKYREITDIIPGVIDVTNTRERGAAYQYETPTGCKILLKNGGSVQEAFVVTRNPEVVREWAAKLMGEINYFQANLEETWDALSQKDHQKTETRSSKPKASDRTKSAKGSVRETSETLLSSRDALLVGIKEDYQLVEINQGLRDSYVESLASMGDLKDPKLEDGLQLEMRQALEKLQEKLQGETQQK comes from the coding sequence ATGAAATTTCGTCGCAATAAAATTAAAAGAGAACACAGTATCATTACCGGTGCCCTGGACTGGCTGGAGGATTTGAGTAAGTACCGCGAAATCACCGACATCATTCCTGGGGTGATCGATGTAACCAATACCAGGGAACGCGGTGCAGCTTATCAGTACGAAACACCGACCGGATGCAAGATTCTCCTAAAAAATGGCGGATCTGTTCAGGAGGCCTTTGTCGTTACCCGGAACCCTGAGGTAGTCAGGGAATGGGCGGCAAAGCTCATGGGAGAAATCAATTATTTTCAGGCAAACCTCGAAGAGACCTGGGATGCCCTCTCGCAGAAAGATCACCAGAAAACGGAAACTAGGTCTTCCAAACCAAAAGCTTCGGATCGGACAAAGTCGGCAAAAGGATCAGTCCGGGAAACTTCCGAAACCTTGCTCAGCAGCAGGGACGCTCTGCTTGTCGGGATTAAAGAAGATTATCAGCTCGTGGAAATCAATCAGGGTCTTCGGGATTCCTATGTCGAAAGTCTTGCCAGCATGGGGGATCTGAAAGATCCTAAATTGGAAGACGGCTTACAACTGGAAATGCGCCAGGCGCTGGAGAAACTGCAGGAAAAACTCCAAGGGGAAACTCAGCAAAAGTAG
- a CDS encoding metallophosphoesterase, with product MKIAILSDTHIRYGRKLPSFVWNVLSEVDTIIHAGDVVTKSLIEELDLIAPVIAVRGNCDWLLDELPEKIIAKLGPLRIGVTHGYLGSGKNTPERAYNFFSGENVDMIIFGHSHIPYKNVYEGVLLFNPGSPTERRGQPQFSMGLLKLSEKGSFDIQHLFF from the coding sequence ATGAAAATTGCCATTCTTTCTGATACACATATTCGCTATGGACGGAAACTCCCATCATTTGTCTGGAATGTTTTAAGTGAGGTTGATACAATCATTCACGCAGGAGATGTTGTGACGAAGAGTCTGATTGAGGAACTGGATTTGATTGCACCGGTCATTGCAGTCAGAGGAAACTGTGATTGGCTATTGGATGAGCTGCCAGAGAAAATCATAGCGAAACTAGGTCCTCTAAGGATTGGTGTTACGCATGGTTATCTTGGATCCGGAAAGAATACCCCGGAAAGGGCTTACAATTTTTTTTCGGGAGAAAATGTAGATATGATTATCTTCGGACACAGCCATATACCTTATAAAAATGTTTATGAAGGGGTATTGCTATTCAATCCGGGATCGCCGACGGAAAGAAGAGGACAGCCACAGTTTTCCATGGGTTTATTGAAATTAAGTGAAAAAGGGAGTTTCGATATCCAGCATCTGTTTTTTTAA
- a CDS encoding DMT family transporter, giving the protein MLNFFSLPAVLAAISGAAMAVQGTLNSQLTQKTSLLSSTLIVHIIGSLIALLAVLAWKVPMFAHKWLQIPWYLYLGGALSVGIVALVAITISRIGVCNATTAIILGQVGLAVIIDHFGLFGVQRISWNPWQLLGLALFVVGAKLLFK; this is encoded by the coding sequence ATGTTAAATTTTTTTTCACTGCCTGCTGTTCTAGCAGCAATCTCCGGAGCTGCAATGGCCGTGCAGGGAACGCTAAATTCACAGCTGACGCAAAAAACTTCTTTGCTTTCTTCGACGCTGATCGTACACATCATCGGCAGTTTAATTGCCCTACTGGCCGTATTGGCTTGGAAAGTACCTATGTTTGCGCATAAATGGCTGCAAATCCCCTGGTATCTCTATTTAGGAGGAGCGTTGAGTGTTGGGATCGTTGCCTTAGTCGCCATAACGATATCTAGGATTGGCGTATGCAATGCCACGACGGCCATCATTCTTGGACAGGTCGGTCTTGCGGTCATCATTGACCACTTTGGTCTTTTCGGGGTCCAAAGAATAAGCTGGAATCCGTGGCAGTTGCTGGGTCTTGCACTTTTTGTCGTTGGGGCAAAGCTGCTGTTCAAGTAA